A section of the Primulina eburnea isolate SZY01 chromosome 1, ASM2296580v1, whole genome shotgun sequence genome encodes:
- the LOC140824049 gene encoding E3 ubiquitin-protein ligase WAV3-like — MGPSGLEKLTIKAVPERPAVAASESLSEFSVLVGLKAPSLSDDAQRIQRAPIDLVAVLDVSGSMYGSKLSLMKSAVHFIIDNLGPSDRLSIVSFTFTAQMISPLCRMTDEGRENAKRAVDRLYADGGTNIVDGLKMGVKVLEERSQQNPVSTIIFLSDGEDTYNYSPLANARGEREYLHLLPFSIFPRNRGTENSAQQATFPVHTFGFGTDHDPVVMHAIADASGGTFSFIQSHVMLQDAFASCIGGLLSVVTQELCLNLRSASHGVKIKSIPSGSYASEISNQGSRGTLKIGDLYADEEKEFLINLSVPSLPNADGDDDTEGKTSLLDITCSYRNMVSNEMVQIEVELVEIRRPKYVSPQDMGLNLEVERQRNRLLTLLAITEAQQMAETGNMVGAQAVLSKGRSELLATACAEAGDPLCMWLDAEMEETRKRMGTSQEYMQQGRAYALAGINSHAYQRAASGGDIVPGAAEFVTSPGYDCGTSHPCGSPAGYAPTSPAGYAPTSPAYGCASFGCPPSFAAYVTPTMANMVAKSKQQSEATGSGSGSVKLI; from the coding sequence ATGGGTCCTTCGGGCTTGGAGAAACTTACCATCAAGGCCGTTCCAGAGCGCCCGGCTGTTGCCGCATCGGAATCTTTATCTGAATTCTCAGTACTCGTCGGACTAAAGGCGCCGTCTTTATCAGACGATGCACAGCGAATTCAGAGGGCGCCTATCGACCTTGTCGCGGTGCTAGATGTTAGCGGCAGCATGTATGGATCGAAGCTGTCACTTATGAAGAGTGCTGTTCACTTTATCATCGATAATCTAGGCCCTTCCGATCGACTTTCCATCGTGTCTTTCACATTTACTGCACAAATGATTTCGCCTCTATGCAGGATGACCGATGAAGGCCGCGAAAACGCAAAACGGGCAGTTGATCGGCTTTATGCCGATGGAGGGACCAACATCGTCGACGGTCTGAAGATGGGAGTGAAGGTTCTTGAAGAAAGGAGTCAACAGAATCCGGTTTCAACTATAATTTTCTTATCAGATGGAGAGGACACTTATAACTACAGTCCCTTGGCCAATGCTAGAGGGGAACGGGAGTATCTCCATCTATTGCCCTTTTCTATCTTTCCCCGAAACAGAGGAACAGAAAACTCAGCCCAGCAGGCAACCTTTCCGGTCCATACATTCGGTTTTGGTACAGATCACGACCCTGTCGTGATGCACGCTATTGCTGATGCGTCTGGCGGTACTTTTTCCTTCATTCAGTCTCACGTGATGTTACAAGATGCTTTCGCTAGCTGCATTGGTGGTCTCCTAAGTGTAGTAACTCAAGAACTCTGTCTAAATTTGAGGTCAGCTTCGCATGGAGTAAAAATTAAATCGATCCCTTCAGGAAGTTATGCGAGTGAAATATCCAACCAAGGATCTCGAGGTACTCTCAAGATCGGTGACCTTTACGCGGATGAGGAAAAAGAATTTCTCATCAATCTATCTGTCCCTTCACTTCCTAATGCTGATGGAGATGACGACACTGAGGGAAAGACGTCCCTTTTGGACATCACGTGTTCTTACAGAAACATGGTGTCGAATGAGATGGTACAAATAGAAGTCGAATTGGTTGAGATACGCAGACCGAAATATGTGTCCCCTCAAGACATGGGACTCAACTTAGAGGTTGAGCGGCAGAGAAACCGTCTGTTAACCTTACTAGCCATCACAGAGGCTCAACAGATGGCGGAGACGGGTAATATGGTAGGCGCACAAGCCGTGTTATCCAAGGGGAGATCTGAGCTTCTTGCTACTGCTTGTGCAGAAGCAGGTGACCCTTTGTGTATGTGGCTTGATGCTGAGATGGAAGAAACTCGAAAACGAATGGGAACGTCGCAGGAGTATATGCAACAAGGTCGAGCTTATGCTCTAGCGGGGATCAATTCGCATGCTTATCAAAGGGCCGCATCGGGAGGGGATATTGTTCCTGGAGCAGCAGAGTTTGTGACTTCTCCTGGATACGACTGTGGCACCTCCCACCCTTGCGGCAGTCCCGCCGGTTACGCACCAACTTCTCCAGCCGGTTACGCGCCAACTTCTCCAGCCTACGGCTGTGCCTCTTTTGGCTGTCCCCCCAGTTTCGCGGCATATGTGACTCCGACCATGGCTAATATGGTTGCCAAGTCTAAGCAACAGAGCGAAGCTACAGGTTCCGGTTCCGGTTCTGTGAAATTGATCTAA